In Oncorhynchus keta strain PuntledgeMale-10-30-2019 chromosome 19, Oket_V2, whole genome shotgun sequence, a single genomic region encodes these proteins:
- the LOC118398040 gene encoding cbp/p300-interacting transactivator 3-like: MADHMMMPMSHGPATALHGYRMGGMGGPPQQSVPQPGLRTLPNGQVMHYGRVPQTSMEAAMRQRPGLGMVGPAGMNGQVNSQVNGAQMGGHHHQMNQMMYNQQQQHQQQQQHQQQQQQQHHMQQPQHPQQQYHPSGLTSQQLMASMHLQKLNTQYHGHPLGPVQGHHMANGAQYRVGPGQLASMQHMGQGGPGMVLGQNMDIDLIDEEVLTALVLELGLDRVQELPELFLCQNEFDFIPDFVSMKQQPSTVSC, encoded by the coding sequence ATGGCAGACCACATGATGATGCCCATGTCCCACGGCCCTGCAACGGCCCTCCACGGCTACAGGATGGGGGGTATGGGCGGCCCTCCTCAGCAATCCGTGCCCCAGCCTGGCCTCCGCACCCTCCCCAACGGCCAGGTCATGCACTACGGCAGGGTGCCGCAGACCTCCATGGAGGCCGCCATGAGGCAGCGGCCCGGACTGGGGATGGTGGGGCCGGCTGGGATGAACGGTCAGGTGAACAGCCAGGTCAATGGGGCTCAGATGGGAGGACACCACCACCAGATGAACCAGATGATGTATAaccaacaacaacagcatcaacaacaacagcaacatcaacaacaacaacagcagcagcaccaCATGCAACAGCCCCAGCACCCTCAGCAACAGTACCACCCCAGTGGGCTCACCTCCCAGCAGCTCATGGCCTCCATGCACCTCCAGAAACTCAACACCCAATACCACGGACATCCACTGGGGCCAGTCCAGGGCCATCACATGGCCAACGGGGCCCAGTACAGAGTAGGGCCGGGTCAGCTGGCCAGCATGCAGCACATGGGTCAGGGTGGGCCAGGTATGGTGCTGGGACAGAATATGGACATAGACCTCATAGATGAGGAGGTTCTGACAGCTCTGGTGTTGGAGCTGGGTCTGGACCGGGTTCAGGAGCTCCCAGAACTGTTCCTGTGTCAGAACGAGTTTGACTTCATTCCTGACTTTGTTTCTATGAAACAGCAGCCGAGCACCGTGAGCTGCTGA